The genomic segment tatactgAGAATAATGGTTACTGCAAACCTTCGATTCATGAACTGATCATTTTACGTTTTTCCATAGATGACTCGACCACCAATAACATCAGGTGGGCGTTCTTATGGGAGAGGACCAACTATCCAACCCACTGGTTCTCAATCTGCTGGTTCCCAGAGACATGTTGTAAACCCAGAACCAGTTGAGAATAGGGAAGAAGTTCCACATGTTCCTGTACAACTTGATGTTCGTGTACTCCATCCAGCTAGACAAAATGGAGCTAAATGGTAtgcttttcctttttaatacaCTTTTGTAAGTATCAGtttataagtaaataatttCGTTTCATATAAAACAGGTTCAAAAACAACACTGAAGTATCAACTTGTGTTCGAAAGATCATTGAAGGTTGTTTCAGAGGACCATGGTATAGCTGGAAAAAGTGCCACCGTTTTATAAAGAGGCATGGTTTTCAACTTTTCAGGTGAGTTTGAATGGTATTTAAATATGATCTATTTTTTTGACATATGTTAAACATGTCATATATAACGTTTATATACTTATCAATTTGATATCATATCTTTTGTAGACTAAATTTGAGTGGGATGCCTCAATTGGAAATCTTGTTAAACAAAACTTTGATCAGCTAGCTGCTACCCGTCTCAAAGGAATGGTTAGTCTTGCAAAGTCAAATGGAGAAAAACCTGATTGGATTTTGTCTGATTAATGGAGTGTAATGTCTGAGTATCGGAGAACATCAAAGGCCAAAGATAAAAGTGAGAAAGCTCGTGCTTCTCGTCTATCTAGACGTGATGGTTTAGGTGTACATCGACACAGAGCAGGCTCACGTTCTTATGCCAAAGTTCAGGAtgttttggtaatatttttgcatcttttacttttaaaacatttatatttcattttaaaaacttGGTAGTTTATCTTACtttgtttaatattgttttgTAGGAGGCAAACAATGAAGACTCTTCTTTCATTGCTGTGCTGAAAAAAACACACCAGAAATCTGATGGAACTTATGTTGATGAAAGAGCTCGGCTAATTGCTGAGAAATTTGATGAATGTGTTCAAGAACGCTTGTCTGAAATGGATAACTCTAATGGAGAGGATTTGACGATAGCCAATCTCACCCTTGAAGAGAAAAATGAAATCTATTCTAAGGTAAGAGCTTAAACTTTTGTTTCACTTTTAAATTGTTTGCTCTAAAGTCTGAGTTGTATACATGGTATTTTAGTTTTCAACcaaaaaagaaatacatatatattttagtttcttAGTTCTAAACATTGTGTTTTATTGCTTTTATGTAGATTGTTGGAACATCGAAACAAGGCCGTGTATTTGGTCTTGGGTCCCTCCAAAGAGGTGTTGTAATGCCTTTAGAGTCTGCGACGGGTTCTCCCCTTGGTAATGCAGAAGTGGGAACAACTCATCGAGTGGAAGAGCTTGAAGCTGAATTGCAAAAGACTCGTGATGAGTATGAAGTCCTCAAGAAACGAATTGAAGCTGTGGAGGCTTTCTGCTTCAACACCAACTAGTTTGGCTTATGGTGCTATTTCTGGTTTTGGTTTTCGTTgttattttattggtttttaGTTGCTTTATTTACTGCACTTCTAGGATTTTTTTCCATTTAAATTTCTGTTTAagtttaaactatatttatgaatttttgatgttatggaatttttattttcaataatttgtcttttcatattttgtttttgtaaaataaatagcAAAAGCACGTTGTAATATAGCTAATATTTACagaattataaaagtaaaaaaatatatggataTGAATATAATTCTGTAAAATTGTGActaatttaataaaagtaaCCTCTAcaatttttacatttaaattagTAGCTAATTAAGACGGATTTGTGATGTTTTTCAGTGAAGAATTGTGACGAATACATGACAAAATATAAGTATCTAATTAAGAATGATTTGTGACAAAATGCATGACAAATAGAGTTAAGAAATCAGTAGCTTGTACTACGGAATTGTTACGAATTTCAGTGACAATACGTAACATATATGAGACTACAAATTAGTAGCAAAATAAGACTGTTTCGTGACTACCTATTAGTCCTTAATTGTGACGATTGGAGACTAATGTTTCGTCACACCGAGTTACGAAATGGAGACGGTATGATGGTCACAAACAATGACGGGTTTGTGACTTGATTATTAGTCAGTAACTGTGACTGTTTTGTCACTTATATATATCGTCACGACTTGTGTCGAAATTGTTACTGTTTCAATAAGTCACAACATTGTTACGGTTTTGataccaaaaaatatttgtgaCTATTGTATTGCAACCATATACAAACAGTTACAAATACGTCACAATGTCAATATTGTGacgaaatattttttattgt from the Raphanus sativus cultivar WK10039 unplaced genomic scaffold, ASM80110v3 Scaffold4004, whole genome shotgun sequence genome contains:
- the LOC108830065 gene encoding uncharacterized protein LOC108830065, translating into MSEYRRTSKAKDKSEKARASRLSRRDGLGVHRHRAGSRSYAKVQDVLEANNEDSSFIAVLKKTHQKSDGTYVDERARLIAEKFDECVQERLSEMDNSNGEDLTIANLTLEEKNEIYSKIVGTSKQGRVFGLGSLQRGVVMPLESATGSPLGNAEVGTTHRVEELEAELQKTRDEYEVLKKRIEAVEAFCFNTN